From the Paenibacillus sp. MMS20-IR301 genome, the window GATGGCGACCTTTTGCCCGGGCTTCACATCTGCCGAGAAGTTCTTGATCACGAGCTTCTCCGTGCCTTCATACGCAAATTGCACCTGTTCAAACTTCACTTTCCCCTTAGCTGTAGCCAGGGTACGCTCCTTCGCACTCTCGTCCTCCATTTCCTCAGCTTCAAGGAATTCAAACACGCGTCCTCCGGCTGCGGTGGCCGACTGCATATTCTGTGCAGCCTGGGCTACCTGGGCCAGCGGCTGGGTGAAGAAGCGGACGTACATAATGAAGGCGACAATGACCCCGAAGGAGATTGTCCCGTTCAGCGCCATTACAGCCCCGACGACACAGACGGCGACAAAGCCGAGGTTACCGATAAAGCCCATCAGCGGCGGCATCAGCCCGGAGAGGAACTGCGCCTTGAAGGCACTGTCCTTCAGCTCCTTATTGAGCGACTGGAAGGTGCTGCGCATCTGCGCCTCGCCGTTATAGGCTTTGACTACGTTATGGCCGGTGTATACTTCCTCAACATGGCCGTTGATTTTACCCAAATATTCCTGCTGGCGGGCAAAATACTTCTGCGAGGCTTTCATAATTACCGCCATCAAGCCGAAGCCGATAACAGTAGCAACGATGGCGGTAACGGTCATGATTACATTGGTCTTCAGCATCATGATAATCGAACCGACGAACATTGCGGCTGCGGTCACGAGACTGCCGATGCTCTGATTCAGTGCCTGCCCGATCGTGTCTACATCATTGGTCACCCGGGAGAGGATATCACCGGTAGTCGACTTGTTGTAGTAGGAGATCGGCAGGCGGTTCATTTTGTGAGCCAGATCGGTTCTCAGCTTCTTCGAGACCTTCTGGGTAATGTTCGACATGATCAGGCCTTGGGAAAGTGACAGCACAGCACTGATGCTGTAGATCAGGACCAGTGTGAGGCCAATTGTCTTGATTCCTTCCAGATCGATACCACCGGCAAGCCCGGCTGTAATCTTGTCCGTCATTTCGGAGAGCTTATCCGGACCGAATAGAGTGAGCACCGTTCCGGCAGCTGCACAGATCAGCGCAATCACA encodes:
- a CDS encoding ABC transporter ATP-binding protein, yielding MSTKSTKTKEPNTWSKLLRYCRNYVPVIVIALICAAAGTVLTLFGPDKLSEMTDKITAGLAGGIDLEGIKTIGLTLVLIYSISAVLSLSQGLIMSNITQKVSKKLRTDLAHKMNRLPISYYNKSTTGDILSRVTNDVDTIGQALNQSIGSLVTAAAMFVGSIIMMLKTNVIMTVTAIVATVIGFGLMAVIMKASQKYFARQQEYLGKINGHVEEVYTGHNVVKAYNGEAQMRSTFQSLNKELKDSAFKAQFLSGLMPPLMGFIGNLGFVAVCVVGAVMALNGTISFGVIVAFIMYVRFFTQPLAQVAQAAQNMQSATAAGGRVFEFLEAEEMEDESAKERTLATAKGKVKFEQVQFAYEGTEKLVIKNFSADVKPGQKVAIVGPTGAGKTTLVNLLIRFNELTGGEIYIDDTPISSLTRENIHDQFCMVLQDTWLFEGTIKENLIYNQQGISENQLMEACKAVGLHRFIQSLSDGYNTVLNDKVNLSAGQKQQLTIARAMLKNAPMLILDEATSSVDTRTELLIQQAMDQLMEGRTSFVIAHRLSTIKNADVILVLKDGDILESGSHAELLAKNGFYAELYNSQFEQAS